The Tenebrio molitor chromosome 5, icTenMoli1.1, whole genome shotgun sequence genome has a segment encoding these proteins:
- the Wdfy2 gene encoding WD repeat and FYVE domain-containing protein 2 encodes MAAEIKPATQSNDKFCTTKKPALLAKLEGCGDEINAAVLIPGEDGVISVSDDKTVRVWLKRDSGQYWPSICQYMPSGATSIFYTVETRQLFIGQENGTVSEFSLASDFNRMMPVREYLAHQARVTEIIFAINCEWVLSVSRDKVFSYNCTQTGRNIGVYTAEAWCTSLQFDAQTKHAFVGDYSGQITMLKLDNSGPSVITTLKGHSGSVRSLAWDSERQMLFSGSYDQTVIVWDIGGQQGNAYELQGHHNKVSALCYLSTTKQLVSAGEDGVLVFWDMNQSRQETPEWIESDLCQLCGRPFFWNLRAMMDQRQLGLRQHHCRHCGKAVCEKCSTGRVTIPSMGFEFAVRVCDACHNLLRDRERPSLATFHDAKHSILGMGLDETRKKLVTVGQDRLIKIWDISALL; translated from the exons ATGGCAGCAGAGATAAAACCAGCAACACAATCAAACGATAAGTTTTGTACAACGAAAAAACCAGCACTATTGGCAAAATTAGAAGGATGTGGTGACGAAATAAATGCTGCAGTTCTGATTCCTGGGGAAGATGGGGTTATAAGTGTGTCAGATGATAA AACCGTACGGGTATGGTTGAAACGCGACTCGGGTCAATATTGGCCGAGCATTTGCCAATATATGCCGAGTGGAGCCActtctatattttatacagTTGAAACGCGTCAACTCTTCATCGGTCAAGAAAATGGAACAGTATCTGAATTTTCCTTAGCATCAGATTTTAATAGAATGATGCCTGTTAGAGAGTATTTAGCACATCAGGCTAGAGTTACAGAGATTATCTTTGCAATAAATTGTGAATGGGTTTTGAGTGTAAGTCGTGATAAAGTATTTTCATATAATTGCACTCAAACTGGACGAAATATCGGAGTTTACACAGCAGAAGCTTGGTGTACTTCTTTACA ATTCGATGCACAAACAAAACATGCTTTTGTTGGAGATTATTCAGGACAAATTACAATGTTAAAGTTAGACAATTCAGGCCCTAGTGTTATTACAACATTGAAAGGACATTCTGGTTCTGTACGCTCTTTAGCCTGGGATAGTGAAAGGCAGATGTTGTTTAGTGGCTCTTATGATCAAACTGTGATTGTTTGGGATATTGGGGGTCAGCAGGGAAATGCTTATGAATTACAAGGTCATCATAACAAG GTGTCAGCCCTTTGTTATTTGAGCACTACAAAACAACTGGTGAGTGCAGGTGAAGATGGTGTTTTGGTGTTCTGGGACATGAACCAGTCCAGACAAGAGACGCCTGAATGGATTGAATCAGATCTGTGCCAGTTATGCGGCAGGCCGTTCTTTTGGAATTTGCGTGCCATGATGGATCAGCGGCAACTCGGTTTGCGACAGCATCATTGTAGACATTGCGGTAAAGCCGTCTGCGAGAAATGTTCTACTGGTAGAGTTACAATTCCGTCGATGGGTTTCGAGTTTGCTGTCAGAGTTTGCGATGCATGTCATAATTTGTTAAGGGATAGAGA GAGACCCTCTTTAGCGACATTCCACGATGCAAAGCATAGTATTCTAGGTATGGGATTAGATGAAACTCGCAAAAAATTAGTAACTGTCGGACAAGATCGGCTTATCAAGATTTGGGATATTTCTGCTCTGCTTTGA
- the Taf6 gene encoding transcription initiation factor TFIID subunit 6 encodes MSKSNENDLYGTNLSVESMKVIAESIGIGNLPDDAAKELAEDISFKLKHIIQDAAKFVHHAKRTKLMQNDIDAALRAKNLEPQYGFQSSEPLPFRFASGGGRELHFIEEKEVVLNDLLQNLNAKAPLEVSLRSHWLCIDGVQPTIPENPPPVAKHIQKLESVDPINKKPIKETSGKPTTGKQKLRNVETVQIKQLATHELSVEQQLYYKEITEACVGSDEARRAEALQSLASDPGLHEMLPRMCTFIIEGVRVNVVQNNLALLIYLMRMVKALLDNQSLYLEKYLHELIPSVTTCIVSKQLCMRPELDNHWALRDFASRLMSQICKNFNTSTNNIQTRITRMFTNALQQSDKVPLSSLYGALEGLSELGAEVIRIFIIPKLKLIGARIETYLQGSITSNIDKIASDHIKQLLIKVVAPVLKNVKNPPDFIEEYKQEYGYLGPALHGAVLKARTQPTPSTTTACNISSSLTNVSATITRTVSQPCQIIQQNAGAQRTIMMNQTGRVTNQINNQKILFVTQRPPTPSGNIQPSTQSQNTVVKFVSNTNTLNQQKIVTAQQKLGITHVSQGNQPPIAVVPKSNFQQNSNKMKTEQMQSQPGIDDLSHLV; translated from the exons atgtcgaaaagcAATGAGAACGATCTGTACGGGACGAATCTATCAGTTGAATCCATGAAGGTTATTGCCGAGAGCATAGGAATCGGCAATTTGCCTGACGATGCAGCCAAAGAATTAGCGGAAGACAtctcatttaaattaaaacatataATTCAAGATGCTGCAAAGTTTGTACATCATGCAAAGCGGACAAAACTGATGCAAAATGATATCGACGCCGCACTTcgagcaaaaaatttggaG cccCAGTACGGTTTTCAGTCATCAGAACCGCTTCCGTTTCGATTCGCCTCTGGAGGTGGAAGAGAGCTCCATTTTATTGAAGAAAAAGAAGTTGTTTTAAATGacttattgcaaaatttaaatgcTAAAGCTCCATTGGAGGTGTCACTTCGTTCACATTGGTTATGTATAGATGGGGTTCAACCTACAATACCAGAGAATCCACCACCAGTAGCTAAACATATACAAAAG CTGGAGTCAGTTGAtccaattaataaaaaaccaatAAAAGAAACTTCTGGAAAACCAACAACGggcaaacaaaaattaagaaatgtaGAAACAGTGCAAATTAAACAGCTAGCCACACATGAGCTTTCAGTTGAGCAACAATTGTATTATAAAGAGATTACTGAAGCTTGTGTTGGTTCAGATGAAGCAAGAAGAGCG gAAGCACTACAAAGTTTAGCTTCTGATCCAGGATTGCATGAAATGTTGCCAAGGATGTGTACTTTTATTATTGAGGGCGTAAGAGTGAATGTTGTACAAAATAATCTAGCTCTTCTTATTTATCTCATGAGAATGGTGAAAGCTCTGCTAGATAATCAATCCTTGTATCTTGAAAAATAT TTGCATGAGTTGATACCATCCGTGACAACATGTATTGTATCAAAACAGTTGTGCATGAGACCTGAACTGGACAACCATTGGGCGCTTCGTGACTTTGCATCGCGATTAATGTCCCAAATTTGCAAAAACTTTAACACTAGCACAAACAACATACAAACCAGAATTACACGGATGTTTACAAATGCACTGCAACAGAGTGATAAAGTACCTTTGTCATCACTGTATGGAGCATTGGAAGGCCTGTCAGAACTTGGGGCTGAAGTTATAAGaatttttataataccaaaattaaaattgatcggAGCACGTATAGAAACATATCTGCAAGGGTCAattacttcaaatattgataaaatagCTTCAGACCATATAAAACAacttttaataaaagtggtagctcctgttttaaaaaatgttaaaaatccaCCCGATTTTATAGAAGAATATAAACAAGAATATGGATATTTAGGACCTGCATTGCATGGAGCCGTGTTAAAAGCGAGAACGCAACCTACTCCATCAACGACGACTGCGTGTAACATTTCATCTTCTCTGACTAACGTGAGCGCCACCATTACAAGGACAGTCAGTCAGCCATGTCAAATAATACAACAG AACGCAGGCGCTCAAAGGACCATCATGATGAATCAGACGGGAAGAGTTAcgaatcaaataaataatcagaAGATTTTGTTTGTTACTCAACGTCCACCAACGCCTAGTGGAAATATCCAACCTTCTACACAGTCGCAAAATACTGTTGTCAAGTTCGTCTCAAACACCAATACGttgaatcaacaaaaaatcgtaACGGCTCAACAAAAACTGGGAATCACACATGTGTCTCAAGGAAATCAACCACCTATAGCCGTCGTACCAAAAAGCAATTTCCAACAGAAcagtaataaaatgaaaacagaGCAGATGCAATCGCAGCCTGGGATTGATGATCTTTCTCATTTAGTATAG
- the LOC138131991 gene encoding ATP-binding cassette sub-family C member 4-like yields the protein MDASLVLQLENPKNKANILSQLFFTWMIKLCYKGTKKGLEVIDLYKTLTCDQSEMLTDDLEKYWNEEVVKTKLKINTLPSLTRAIVKTFFWKYMGFGILLFLQLIVLRSFQPVVLAFFINSFSSDNPNTLNEMYIFGSVLITQSLLIVISMHHIEFGQASIGMRIRVAVSSLIYRKMLKLNKKSLGETAAGQVVNLLSNDVNRFDFVIIALHYLWIMPFQVVLVTYLIWRQMGVSTLAGVLSMVCLTLPVQGYLGKLTSKLRLKTAQQTDYRVKLMNEVIAGIQVIKMYAWEKPFEQIIKFARKKEIDVITKSSYLRGIYLSCMVFIERTTLFLTVVCYVLLGNSITADKVFSIAQFYNLLQLAMAICYPMAITFGAETLVSIKRLREFLLLEEKSQSTIETVDTKNILFTEVSASWTSETPTIKNLNLLIREGSLCAIVGPVGSGKSSILQMLLGELPPLNGSIKLGGTIAYSSQEPWLFAGTVRNNILFGQEYNRLRYGQIIKICALEDDFKMFPRGDKTMVGERGVSLSGGQRARINLARAIYKETDIYLLDDPLSAVDVHVGKHLFDECILKYLESKTRILVTHQLQYLKKADHIVVIDDGNIQAQGTFDELITSNVGFAKLLISEDDETEEEQYARKQSVRSLKSNASDASELTKADENMEEMNYNNSSPFKDYIKASGNTCAILSLAAILIFGQAACSAADYWITFWTQQEGIRNSNNSQIVLVESDNSSDWYAKITDEILLDSQVIRLIKTDVAMYIYSVIIVTAIVVTLLRSLAFFKMAMNASKNLHNQMFHALLQTSMRFFDTNPSGRVLNRFSKDMGAIDEFLPRVLMDAIQILLVMSGILLMVTVANYYMVVAIIVIGALFFKVRIWYVATAKDVKHLEGITKSYVYSHLNSSLNGIITIRASAAEAVLCRQFDMHQDIHTSAWFLTIATRVCFGLWLDLLSVLFIAIVIYSFVIAHHFGAVNGSLVGLALSQSLILTGMLQFGMRQTAEVVNQLTSVERVMQYTHLESENTVATKTLTYPWPTQGSIQFRNLSLRYSEYDPPVLYNLNITVTSGSKIGIVGRTGAGKSSLIAALFRMALIDGQILIDNIDTKDIPLDRLRKKISIIPQEPVLFSATLRYNLDPFQEFDDDRLWNVLEEVELKENIPSLDFVVSEGGSNFSLGQRQLLCLARAILRSNKILVLDEATANVDPRTDFLIQNTIKKKFHKCTVLTIAHRLNTIMDSDKVLVMKSGRMMEFDHPYILLQNPEGYFSKMVEETGTGMVQHLKQISHDFFHKQ from the exons ATGGATGCAAGTTTAGTTCTGCAATTAGAAAATCCTAAAAATAAAGCAAACATCTTATCACAATTGTTTTTTAC ATGGATGATAAAATTATGCTACAAAGGAACAAAGAAGGGTCTTGAAGTGATCGATCTTTACAAAACCCTAACATGCGATCAGTCTGAAATGTTGACGGAcgatttagaaaaatattggaACGAAGAAGTTGTTaaaaccaaattgaaaattaacaCTCTTCCAAGTTTAACTCGTGCCATAGTTAAAACATTCTTTTGGAAATATATGGGTTTTGggattttactgtttttacaattaatcgtGCTGAGATCATTTCAACCAGTCGTTCtggcattttttattaattcattttctAGCGATAACCCAAATACCTTGAATGAAATGTATATTTTCGGTTCGGTTTTGATCACGCAATCACTTCTTATCGTAATTTCTATGCACCACATAGAATTTGGACAGGCGTCGATTGGAATGAGAATTCGAGTGGCCGTCTCATCTTTGATATATAGAAAA ATGTTGAAGTTAAACAAGAAATCACTCGGGGAAACGGCAGCAGGACAAGTAGTTAATTTATTGTCGAATGATGTTAACCGTTTTGATTTTGTCATCATAGCTTTACATTATCTCTGGATAATGCCATTCCAGGTAGTTCTCGTAACTTATTTGATCTGGAGACAAATGGGAGTGTCAACTTTAGCTGGAGTGCTTTCGATGGTATGTTTGACCCTTCCGGTACAAG GATATTTGGGGAAACTTACGTCGAAGCTACGATTGAAAACGGCGCAGCAAACCGACTACAGGGTCAAATTAATGAACGAAGTCATCGCCGGAATTCAAGTGATCAAGATGTACGCTTGGGAAAAACCTTTCGAACAAATCATCAAATTcgcaagaaaaaaagaaatagacGTAATTACCAAATCATCTTATTTAAGAGGAATCTATTTGAGCTGCATGGTTTTCATCGAAAGAACAACACTATTTTTAACTGTGGTGTGTTACGTCTTATTGGGAAACTCCATAACTGCAGATAAAGTATTTTCGATTGCTCAATTTTACAACCTTCTTCAACTGGCGATGGCGATCTGCTATCCAATGGCTATAACATTCGGAGCAGAAACGTTGGTCTCAATCAAGCGACTACGAGAGTTTTTACTGTTGGAAGAAAAATCACAATCAACTATAGAAACCGTAGATACGAAAAACATCTTGTTCACGGAGGTGAGTGCTTCGTGGACGTCAGAAACGCCAAcgatcaaaaatttgaatttactgATTCGTGAAGGAAGTCTATGCGCAATCGTAGGACCAGTCGGTTCTGGCAAATCTTCAATTCTTCAAATGTTGTTGGGAGAATTACCACCATTAAACGGTTCTATCAAATTAGGTGGTACTATAGCTTATTCCTCACAAGAACCTTGGCTGTTTGCTGGAACCGTTCGCAACAACATTCTGTTCGGACAAGAGTACAACAGACTGCGTTACGGACAAATCATAAAGATTTGCGCCTTAGAAGacgattttaaaatgtttccacGGGGTGACAAAACCATGGTCGGTGAACGAGGTGTATCTTTGAGTGGAGGACAACGTGCTAGAATAAATTTGGCGAGAGCTATATATAAAGAAACCGATATTTATTTACTCGATGATCCATTATCGGCTGTAGACGTACACGTGGGTAAACACCTCTTTGATGAATGCATCCTCAAATATTTAGAAAGCAAAACTAGAATTCTCGTTACTCATCAGCtgcaatatttgaaaaaagctgATCACATTGTGGTTATTGATGAT GGAAACATCCAAGCGCAAGGCACCTTCGATGAATTGATTACCAGTAATGTAGGATTTGCAAAGTTATTGATATCTGAGGATGATGAAACTGAAGAAGAACAATATGCCAGAAAACAATCTGTACGGTCTCTTAAA AGCAATGCAAGTGATGCAAGCGAACTCACTAAAGCAGACGAGAATATGGAAGAAATGAATTACAACAATTCGTCACCATTCAAAGATTATATTAAAGCATCTGGAAATACGTGTGCCATATTGTCGTTGGcggcaattttgatttttggacAAGCTGCGTGTAGCGCTGCCGATTACTGGATCACCTTCTG GACGCAACAAGAAGGTATAAGAAACTCTAATAACTCGCAGATTGTGCTCGTAGAATCCGATAATTCGTCGGATTGGTATGCAAAAATAACGGACGAAATACTGTTGGACAGCCAAGTAATACGCTTAATCAAAACAGACGTTGCGATGTACATTTACAGCGTAATAATAGTGACAGCTATTGTGGTGACATTATTAAGATCTCTTgcttttttcaaaatggcgatgAACGcttcgaaaaatttacataatcaAATGTTTCACGCACTTTTACAGACTTCGATGagattttttgacactaatcCTAGCGGTAGAGTGCTGAACAGATTTTCAAAAGACATGGGGGCCATCGATGAATTTCTACCACGCGTCTTGATGGACGCTATTCAGATATTGTTGGTGATGAGTGGAATATTACTAATGGTTACAGTTGCCAATTACTATATGGTGGTTGCTATAATTGTCATCGGAGCTTTATTCTTCAAGGTTCGCATATGGTACGTGGCTACGGCTAAAGATGTCAAACATCTAGAGGGAATCA CAAAGTCGTATGTGTATTCTCATTTAAATTCATCCTTAAACGGAATAATTACTATCAGGGCTTCAGCGGCCGAGGCAGTTTTGTGTAGACAATTCGATATGCACCAGGACATCCATACATCGGCTTGGTTTTTAACAATAGCTACGAGGGTTTGTTTCGGATTGTGGTTAGACTTGTTAAGTGTTTTGTTTATAGCGATCGTCATATATAGTTTCGTCATTGCACATCACT TTGGGGCGGTAAATGGAAGTCTGGTCGGCTTGGCGTTATCTCAATCACTAATCTTAACGGGAATGTTACAATTCGGTATGAGACAAACAGCCGAAGTGGTCAATCAACTGACGAGTGTGGAAAGGGTGATGCAGTATACGCATTTGGAAAGCGAAAACACTGTTGCCACCAAAACATTGACCTACCCGTGGCCCACACAAGGATCGATACAGTTCAGAAATTTATCGCTAAGATACTCAGAATATGATCCTCCGGTTTTATACAACCTGAATATTACTGTCACTTCTGGGAGTAAAATTGGAATTGTTGGAAGAACTGGAGCGGGGAAATCTTCTCTTATTGCGGCACTATTCCGAATGGCACTAATCGATGGACAGATTCTAATCGACAACATTGATACTAAAGATATTCCGTTGGATcgtttgagaaaaaaaatttccataATTCCACAAGAACCGGTCCTTTTTTCTGCAACATTACGCTATAACTTGGATCCGTTTCAGGAGTTTGACGATGACAGATTATGGAATGTTCTAGAAGAA GTAGAACTGAAAGAAAACATTCCCAGTTTGGACTTTGTCGTGTCTGAAGGAGGTAGCAATTTTAGCTTGGGCCAAAGGCAGTTACTGTGTCTAGCCAGGGCGATTCTAAGAAGCAATAAAATATTAGTTTTAGACGAGGCGACTGCTAACGTTGATCCGAG AACTGACTTCTTAATTCAAAATACGATCAAGAAGAAATTTCATAAGTGTACTGTTTTGACAATAGCGCATCGTTTAAATACGATAATGGACTCGGATAAAGTTCTGGTAATGAAGTCTGGTCGGATGATGGAATTTGATCATccatatattttattacaaaaccctgaaggatatttttcaaaaatggttGAAGAAACCGGCACCGGCATGGTTCAACACTTGAAGCAAATTTCACACGATTTCTTTCACAAACAATAA
- the LOC138132068 gene encoding ATP-binding cassette sub-family C member 4-like — translation MDFTKEQYNRNPREKANPLSVLFFTYTIGMFKKGYSKALDVDDLYSPIKSDRSTILGDRLERQWNKQMEKIKKSKKHRSPSLLKVLIATFWPEYLGLGIILVVMDLLVRLTQPMMLGKLLDHFRPNSTVDKTAALWYAGAIVGLNALSALLINQYIMRAFHYGMKVRAACCALIYRKALRLSKTALADTASGKVVNLLSNDVSRFDIVSMVIHHMWVAPTSALIVAYLLYDSAGYAGIIGIAPVFLVVPLQSYTGKLSAIYRKKTAQKTDERVRLMDEIISGVQVIKMYAWEKPFTKLIKFARKAELKIVTKSSYVRGLYMTFNLFTTRVALFCTLLTMALTDQEITAAKVFVFMSYYNILSQTMSSIFVRGISEIAEALVSIKRLQGFMNNEEFVKVKHLEDNNDNKINADKATVSLHGVNAKWNPSSSDNTLTAINLTANKRRLLSIIGPVGSGKSSLLQTILGELEVVSGDLQVNGTISYASQDPWVFGATVRQNITFGLEYNKRRYNEVVHVCALEKDFKQFPDGDLTIVGDRGASLSGGQKARINLARAVYRNADIYLLDDPLSAVDVHVSKHLYEECINGYLANKTRILVTHQVHHLKNAHEIIILNNGTIENKGTFENLANSDTLYARLLTSEPEQPAEDKQKAFEAAKLVRQMSARSKTSSLASAISDLSIPDSILQEENEQGEEIKLKDLQEESSKGKVRGSLFLQYLLAGGNFLFVTVVLMLYLIAQALASGVDFFVSFWVNIEEARNVTNATDISSTPDWSAEFCLYIYGGLIAALFIFALTRSMLFYKLAMLSSQKLHDALFNYVIDASMRFFDTNGSGRILNRFAKDIGAIDELLPKAILDASQIILNMAGALVLVTFVNPYFLIIVGVTGIFFMLLRMVFLRSSKNIKRLEGMMRSPVFTHLNATLQGLTTIRAFQAEDILKAEFDKHQDYHTSAWFMYIAASSAFGFYLDILCFIFVTFVTFSFLTFGEGLGLRGGEVGLAITQSAALTGLVQWGMRQSAEVANQLMSVERVLEYKELPKEKQPDKPKAPPQSWPDKGKITFKEMGLKYDVNAPLVLKELNITIDAKEKVGIVGRTGAGKSSLIAALFRLTNVVGEIEIDDINTEDLQLQILRSKISIIPQDPVLFSGTLRYNLDPFEEYPDELLYKALDEVELKDPANTINRLENRVMDRGSNYSVGQRQLICLARAIIRNNKILMLDEATANVDPQTDAVIQKTIRQKFADCTVLTVAHRLNTIMDSDKVLVMESGSMVEFDHPHVLLQNSTSKFSKMVAESGKSMAEQLKKVARSSYQKKHTVPE, via the exons TTACACCATAGGAATGTTCAAAAAAGGTTACAGTAAAGCACTTGATGTTGATGATCTGTACAGTCCAATTAAAAGTGATAGAAGTACGATTTTGGGTGACAGATTAGAAAG ACAGTGGAATaaacaaatggaaaaaataaaaaaatcaaaaaaacacagatcGCCGAGTCTTCTAAAAGTATTGATAGCAACGTTTTGGCCAGAATACCTCGGCTTAGGTATAATTTTAGTCGTaatggatttattagtacGACTAACTCAACCTATGATGCTTGGAAAGCTTCTGGATCATTTCCGACCAAATAGCACCGTCGATAAGACTGCAGCTCTGTGGTATGCCGGAGCTATAGTAGGATTAAATGCTTTAAGTGCCTTACTGATTAACCAGTACATCATGAGGGCCTTTCATTATGGCATGAAAGTTCGTGCAGCTTGTTGCGCCCTCATTTACAGAAAG GCCCTCCGTTTAAGCAAGACGGCTCTGGCAGATACCGCGTCTGGAAAAGTTGTTAATCTACTATCGAACGATGTTAGTCGATTCGACATCGTTTCAATGGTCATCCATCATATGTGGGTTGCCCCTACGTCAGCTCTGATCGTCGCGTATTTGCTTTACGATTCAGCGGGGTACGCTGGAATTATTGGAATAGCACCTGTTTTCCTCGTGGTACCTTTACAAA GTTACACTGGTAAACTTTCTGCgatttatagaaaaaaaaccgCTCAGAAGACAGACGAAAGAGTTAGGCTAATGGATGAAATCATCTCGGGTGTGCAAGTAATCAAGATGTACGCTTGGGAGAAACCCTTCACGAAATTGATCAAATTTGCCAGAAAAGCGGAATTAAAAATAGTAACGAAGTCCTCCTACGTAAGAGGACTCTACATGACTTTTAACTTGTTCACGACTCGAGTCGCGCTCTTTTGTACTTTACTAACGATGGCCCTGACCGATCAAGAAATTACAGCGGCTAAG GTATTCGTTTTTATGTCGTATTACAACATTTTGTCCCAGACGATGTCGAGTATATTCGTTAGGGGTATATCTGAAATAGCCGAAGCGCTTGTGTCTATAAAACGATTGCAAGGTTTTATGAACAACGAAGAATTTGTCAAAGTCAAACACCTGGAAGACAACAACGATAACAAAATAAACGCCGACAAAGCTACCGTTTCTTTGCACGGCGTGAACGCCAAATGGAATCCTTCCTCGTCGGATAATACTTTaacggcaataaatttaaccGCTAATAAAAGAAGACTCTTAAGTATAATCGGACCCGTTGGTAGCGGTAAAAGTTCACTACTTCAGACGATTTTGGGTGAACTCGAAGTGGTCTCTGGAGACTTGCAAGTTAACGGCACAATTTCCTACGCATCTCAAGATCCATGGGTCTTTGGGGCAACCGTTCGACAAAACATCACATTCGGTCTTGAATACAACAAGAGACGATACAATGAAGTGGTTCATGTTTGCGCCCTGGAAAAAGACTTTAAGCAATTTCCAGACGGAGATTTGACCATTGTCGGTGATCGCGGAGCGTCACTGAGCGGAGGACAAAAGGCCAGAATTAACTTGGCGCGAGCTGTCTACCGAAATGCCGACATTTACTTACTCGATGATCCGTTATCGGCTGTAGACGTTCACGTATCGAAACATCTTTACGAAGAGTGCATCAATGGTTACTTGGCAAACAAAACTAGAATACTTGTAACCCATCAAGTCCATCATTTGAAAAACGCCCAcgaaataattatattaaataaC GGCACCATCGAGAATAAAGGCACTTTCGAAAACCTGGCCAACAGTGATACTCTTTACGCCAGGTTGCTCACGTCAGAGCCTGAACAGCCCGCCGAGGACAAACAGAAAGCTTTTGAAGCGGCAAAACTAGTAAGACAGATGTCAGCTCGG agcAAAACGTCTTCACTAGCTAGCGCTATTAGTGACTTAAGCATCCCGGATAGTATACTTCAAGAAGAAAATGAGCAGGgcgaagaaataaaattgaaagatttaCAAGAAGAATCGTCCAAAGGCAAAGTACGCGGTTCACTATTTCTACAATATCTTTTAGCTGGTGGTAATTTTCTTTTCGTGACCGTTGTTCTGATGTTGTACCTCATAGCACAAGCCCTTGCTAGCGGGGTGGATTTCTTCGTTAGTTTTTGGGTGAATATTGAAGAAGCGAGAAACGTAACAAACGCCACCGACATTTCTTCCACACCAGACTGGTCGGCCGAGTTCTGTCTCTACATTTATGGAGGACTGATCGCAGCTTTATTCATATTCGCCTTAACTAGATCGATGTTATTTTATAAGTTAGCCATGTTGAGCTCGCAAAAATTACACGACGCTCTCTTTAACTACGTTATTGATGCGTCCATGAGGTTCTTCGACACGAATGGAAGTggaagaattttaaatcgatttgCCAAAGACATAGGAGCCATAGACGAGCTTTTACCGAAGGCTATACTAGACGCCagtcaaatcattttaaatatggCAGGTGCTCTAGTGTTAGTTACTTTTGTGAATCCGTATTTCTTAATAATAGTCGGCGTGACCGGTATTTTCTTCATGCTGCTTCGTATGGTTTTCTTGAGGTCATCTAAAAATATCAAACGCCTTGAAGGAATGA TGAGGAGTCCCGTTTTCACGCATTTGAACGCCACACTTCAAGGCTTGACAACGATTAGAGCTTTTCAAGCCGAAGATATTCTAAAAGCAGAGTTCGACAAGCACCAAGATTACCACACGAGTGCCTGGTTTATGTACATAGCAGCAAGTTCAGCTTTCGGATTCTATTTGGACATTCTTTGTTTCATCTTTGTAACCTTCGTCACGTTCAGTTTCTTAACTTTCGGCGAAG GTCTCGGATTGCGTGGTGGTGAAGTGGGTCTAGCTATTACACAGTCAGCCGCATTAACCGGTTTGGTGCAATGGGGAATGCGCCAGTCTGCCGAAGTGGCTAATCAGTTGATGTCTGTCGAAAGAGTGTTGGAATATAAAGAACTACCAAAAGAGAAACAACCTGATAAACCCAAAGCTCCACCTCAATCTTGGCCAGATAAGGGCAAAATAACGTTTAAAGAGATGGGTTTGAAATATGACGTTAACGCACCTCTAGTACTTAAGGAATTAAATATAACCATTGATGCTAAAGAAAAAGTGGGAATTGTTGGACGAACTGGTGCCGGAAAGTCTTCTTTGATTGCTGCTTTGTTCAGGTTGACAAATGTTGTCGGAGAAATAGAAATCGACGATATAAACACCGAAGACTTACAACTTCAGATTTTACGTTCCAAAATATCTATTATCCCTCAAGATCCTGTTTTATTTTCTGGAACGTTGAGATACAATCTCGATCCTTTCGAAGAATACCCGGACGAGCTTTTGTACAAAGCCTTGGACGAAGTTGAACTCAAGGACCCCGCTAACACGATCAACCGCCTAGAAAACAGAGTGATGGATCGCGGTTCCAACTACAGCGTCGGTCAAAGGCAGCTGATTTGTCTGGCCAGAGCCATAATCAGAAACAACAAGATTTTAATGTTAGACGAGGCCACAGCGAATGTTGACCCTCA AACCGACGCCGTCATCCAAAAAACCATCAGACAAAAGTTCGCCGActgtacagttttaactgtGGCACATCGGCTAAACACCATCATGGATTCCGATAAAGTTTTGGTGATGGAAAGCGGATCTATGGTCGAATTTGACCATCCCCATGTCCTCTTGCAAAACTCGACGagtaaatttagcaaaatggTTGCAGAATCGGGCAAATCGATGGCAGAGCAATTGAAAAAAGTCGCCAGATCGAGCTACCAAAAGAAACATACCGTCCCAGAATAA